In Tachysurus fulvidraco isolate hzauxx_2018 chromosome 11, HZAU_PFXX_2.0, whole genome shotgun sequence, one DNA window encodes the following:
- the LOC113637920 gene encoding claudin-8-like gives MVESVGELIGFCLGFVGLIGASTVTGLPMWKVTAFIQENIIVMETRWEGLWMNCYRQANIRMQCKVYDSVLYLPPELQAARGLMCCSVALSFLGLVFSVPGLRCISCFPDNTRVKSLIIVVAGSMEIMAAICVLIPVSWTAHTIIQDFYNPLLLDAQRRELGEALYIGWVTAFILCASGVVFLACRSYQSNNNQPVYAPYRLKTTHFQYPTPTPSSISSISHQPLLLNHHSFSSQQPSPLVYNVLATPPGGQTQLYNVPVVYPANIMPVQHHPSLHSSHDSRRISTHSSLRSTPPAAGYDGNFGTVVQPTFPFPTMYNEKNTGSPQHSSTHSSSGVYI, from the coding sequence ATGGTTGAAAGTGTGGGTGAGCTCATAGGCTTTTGCCTGGGCTTTGTGGGTCTGATTGGGGCATCAACCGTCACGGGTCTCCCCATGTGGAAGGTGACCGCGTTCATCCAGGAGAACATCATCGTCATGGAGACACGCTGGGAAGGTTTATGGATGAACTGTTACCGCCAGGCCAACATACGCATGCAGTGCAAAGTGTACGACTCGGTGCTCTACCTGCCTCCCGAACTCCAGGCTGCTCGAGGTCTGATGTGCTGCTCGGTTGCGTTGAGCTTTCTGGGATTGGTCTTTTCTGTGCCAGGCTTGCGCTGCATTTCCTGTTTTCCTGACAATACAAGGGTTAAATCTCTGATTATCGTAGTCGCTGGCTCAATGGAGATCATGGCTGCCATTTGTGTCCTCATTCCTGTATCCTGGACAGCTCATACCATCATCCAGGACTTTTATAACCCGCTGTTACTCGATGCTCAACGCAGGGAACTTGGTGAAGCCCTTTACATTGGCTGGGTCACTGCATTCATCCTCTGCGCCTCTGGTGTTGTCTTCCTTGCATGCCGGAGCTACCAATCAAACAACAATCAGCCTGTTTATGCACCTTATAGATTAAAGACAACACATTTCCAATACCCCACTCCAACGCCAAGCTCAATCAGCTCAAtttcccatcagcccctgcTCCTGAATCACCACAGCTTTTCTTCTCAGCAGCCGTCTCCACTGGTGTACAACGTCCTTGCGACACCCCCTGGTGGACAAACACAACTCTACAATGTTCCTGTTGTTTATCCTGCTAACATCATGCCTGTTCAGCATCATCCATCTCTGCACAGCTCGCACGACTCAAGGAGAATCTCTACTCACTCGAGTCTTCGTTCCACACCTCCTGCTGCAGGGTATGATGGGAACTTTGGCACTGTTGTACAGCCCACTTTCCCTTTTCCTACGATGTACAACGAGAAGAATACCGGATCACCTCAGCACTCCAGTACACACTCAAGCTCAGGAGTGTATATTTGA
- the LOC113637919 gene encoding uncharacterized protein LOC113637919 has product MAGSVCFGALGFVLLFLLSTASGAEVTNLKNIIDHLQNTYGVNGQYALGINVLNKYCTSDGQLDQNFLSQDGANKVQEDMNSEEHIYKGKDLVGALPKPFGDQGFNIHSEYLLLRGSDPSPMQNLLHERKNRCTVFFTLNSPCVETCSTPNGPHSIISALNMFNSHKGPKAFVFRQIWHHDVGKTKWKQNILEIEKRIPVYLCENDGECVRCVTNKGVNAKCVGQKNVF; this is encoded by the exons ATGGCTGGTTCT gtgtGTTTTGGAGCTCTGGGATTCGTTCTGCTCTTTCTGCTCTCTACTGCTTCTGGGGCCGAGGTTACAAATCTCAAGAACATAATTGATCACCTTCAGAATac CTATGGAGTTAATGGTCAGTATGCTCTGGGCATTAATGTcctaaataaatattgtacttCAGATGGCCAACTCGACCAGAACTTCCTGTCTCAAGATGGAGCAAACAAGGTGCAGGAGGACATGAATAGTGAAGAACATATTTACAAAGGTAAAGATCTGGTTGGTGCCTTACCAAAACCGTTTGGTGATCAAGGTTTCAATATACACTCTGAGTATCTGTTGCTGAGAGGCTCCGATCCCTCGCCCATGCAAAACCTCCTGCATGAAAGGAAAAATCGCTGCACGGTTTTCTTCACCTTAAACTCCCCCTGTGTCGAAACCTGCTCAACACCTAACGGACCCCACAGCATCATCTCAGCTCTCAACATGTTCAACAGTCACAAGGGTCCAAAAGCTTTTGTTTTCAGGCAGATTTGGCATCATGATGTGGGTAAGACTAAATGGAAACAGAACATACTTGAGATAGAAAAACGAATTCCAGTCTATCTCTGCGAAAACGACGGTGAATGTGTCCGCTGTGTCACCAATAAGGGAGTTAACGCTAAGTGCGTCggccaaaaaaatgttttttaa
- the cldn8.2 gene encoding claudin-8, with the protein MSYVAGSYAAKSYADKAYADRSYADKSYAESAYTGYDDAAKSVYEKQLLKEKKKRKEAMHCEVVALVIGFIGLIGVAAVTGLPMWKVTAFIEENIIVMETRWEGLWMNCYRQANIRMQCKVYDSLLFLPAELQAARGLMCTAVALTTIACVVSTVGMRCTRLVDSRPRVKHVVLVCGGCLFLGGCIATIIPVSWTANVIIRDFYNPLIIDAQRRELGEALYIGWVTSALCFIAGVILLCRHAPRIEDKEDISSVLYRAQYTPTNMYQPGYSYQPAYNYQPAYAYQPPSGTYVPSAY; encoded by the coding sequence ATGTCCTACGTGGCCGGGTCGTACGCGGCTAAGTCGTACGCGGACAAAGCCTATGCCGACCGCTCGTACGCTGACAAATCGTACGCAGAGAGCGCTTACACGGGCTACGATGACGCAGCCAAGTCGGTATACGAAAAGCAGCTTctgaaggaaaagaagaaacgGAAAGAAGCGATGCACTGTGAAGTCGTCGCTCTCGTGATCGGATTCATCGGGTTAATCGGTGTCGCCGCCGTCACGGGTCTCCCTATGTGGAAGGTGACTGCGTTCATCGAGGAGAACATCATCGTTATGGAGACGCGTTGGGAAGGGTTATGGATGAACTGTTACCGCCAAGCCAACATCCGCATGCAGTGCAAAGTGTACGACTCCCTGCTCTTCCTACCTGCCGAGCTCCAGGCTGCCCGTGGCCTCATGTGCACCGCCGTGGCTTTGACGACAATCGCCTGTGTCGTCTCGACCGTAGGGATGAGGTGCACACGGCTTGTGGACTCGCGCCCACGTGTCAAACACGTCGTCTTGGTGTGTGGTGGATGTCTGTTCCTGGGAGGATGTATAGCCACCATCATTCCTGTCTCCTGGACGGCTAACGTCATCATCCGAGATTTTTACAACCCCCTGATAATTGACGCACAGCGGCGGGAGCTCGGCGAGGCGCTTTACATCGGCTGGGTCACCTCGGCGTTGTGTTTCATCGCCGGGGTGATACTTCTGTGCCGCCACGCACCAAGAATAGAAGACAAAGAAGACATTAGCTCTGTGTTGTACCGAGCCCAGTACACTCCAACCAACATGTATCAACCTGGATATTCCTACCAACCTGCTTACAACTACCAACCTGCTTACGCCTACCAACCACCGTCTGGTACCTACGTACCGTCTGCTTACTAA
- the cldn8.1 gene encoding claudin-8, with translation MAGQPMELAALVLSLLGLIGVSASTGMPMWRVTAFIGENIIVMETRYEGLWMNCFRQANIRMQCKVYDSLLALTPDLQAARGLMCCSVALAAIGLLVAITGMKCTACIQGNDRGKRMVLIVAGSFIIIACFCCIIPVSWTGNVIIRDFYNPLLIDAQRRELGEALYIGWVSSALLFVGGCIFAFCGGSGEKRPEQTRYAYNRDVPYVAYQPQPQPLMYQPRSPAAYSFASREPSIIQTSTQSSRHQSFIQPSRQQSFIEPSREQSFIQPSREQSFIQPSRQQSFIQPSRQLSGRSGVAYL, from the coding sequence ATGGCAGGCCAGCCGATGGAGCTAGCAGCCCTTGTGCTGTCTTTGTTGGGATTAATTGGTGTATCGGCCAGCACGGGGATGCCCATGTGGCGCGTGACTGCATTTATTGGAGAGAACATTATTGTGATGGAGACTCGTTACGAGGGCTTGTGGATGAACTGTTTCCGGCAGGCCAACATTCGGATGCAGTGCAAGGTCTACGATTCCCTCCTGGCCCTCACACCTGATCTCCAGGCTGCCCGAGGCCTCATGTGCTGCTCAGTGGCTCTGGCTGCCATTGGCCTATTGGTGGCCATAACAGGGATGAAATGCACTGCATGTATACAAGGAAATGACCGTGGAAAACGCATGGTTCTTATTGTTGCGGGCTCGTTTATTATCATAGCCTGCTTCTGTTGCATCATTCCTGTCTCCTGGACTGGCAACGTGATCATACGGGATTTCTACAACCCCCTCCTGATCGACGCCCAGAGAAGGGAGCTTGGCGAGGCGCTTTACATCGGGTGGGTTTCCTCGGCACTGCTTTTCGTCGGCGGATGTATCTTTGCGTTCTGCGGTGGGTCTGGTGAGAAACGACCCGAGCAGACTCGCTACGCTTACAACAGGGATGTTCCATACGTGGCGTACCAACCTCAACCGCAACCACTGATGTATCAGCCCCGGTCTCCAGCTGCCTATAGTTTCGCTTCCAGAGAACCGTCTATCATCCAGACATCTACTCAATCATCCAGACACCAGAGCTTTATCCAGCCATCAAGGCAGCAGAGCTTCATCGAGCCATCCAGGGAGCAGAGCTTCATCCAGCCATCCAGGGAGCAGAGCTTCATCCAGCCATCCAGGCAGCAGAGCTTCATCCAGCCATCCAGGCAGCTGTCAGGTCGTAGCGGCGTTGCCTATCTATAA